The genomic segment TGGTATTTCAATTACCGCATCTGCGATGCAGTTTGAATACAAAGATTGCAAGATCAACATCCTGGATACACCCGGTCACCAAGATTTCTCTGAAGATACTTATCGTACACTCACAGCAGCTGACTCAGTGATCATGGTTATTGACTGCGCGAAAGGTGTGGAAGCCCAAACTCGCAAACTTTTCGAAGCTTGTCGCCTTCGCGGCATTCCCGTCATTACTTTTGTGAATAAGATGGATGCTTACGGTAAAGGCCCCATCGAACTCATGGAAGAAGTTGAAAGTGTTTTAGGTATTCCAGCTTCAGCTCAAAACTGGCCTGTGGGTGCAGGTAAAGAATTTAAAGGGATTGCTGATCGCGCAAAAAATGAACTCAACCTTTATACCAAGTCAGAAGCGGGTGGAGCAGCCAAGCCACATGTGGACTACATTGATGTAGCAACCGGAACGGGTAACGAAAAAATCTCAGATCAAGAACTCGATGATTTACGTGAAGACCTCGAACTTTTAGAAATGGCGGGCAATGAATTTTCTCGTGAACTTTACCTCGATTGTAAAGTAACCCCCGTTTATTTTGGCTCGGCAATATACAACTATGGTGTAGAACCACTCTTTGATGCCTTGGTAGAACTGGCTCCTTCACCAGCACCTCGTCCAGCCGATGCCAATTCTGGCGACGAAATCGAAATCGACCCAAGTGATGAGTTCTCAGCTTACGTATTTAAACTTCAAGCTAATATGAACCCGAAGCACCGCGACTGTATTGCGTTTATGCGCGTTAACTCTGGCGTTTACGAAAAAGATATGTCTGTTCTTCACCATAGAACAAAGAAAAAAGTTCGTTTGGCAGCTCCACAGGTTTTGATGGCGGCGAGCCGTGAAACACTTGAGAATGCTTATCCTGGTGATGTTATAGGTATCGTGAATACTGCGGGACTCGCAATCGGCGATACCGTATCACATAAGGGTGGTTTTGAATATAAAAAACTCCCTTACTTCCAGCCCGAACTCTTTGCTCGTGTAGTACCAAAAGACTTGGGTAAACGTAAAGCCATTGATAAAGGTCTCGCACAACTTTCGGCCGAGGGTACTATTCAGCTCATGTATGAATTCAATGATACCTTCTCTTACCCTTTCCTCGCGGCTGTGGGTCGTTTGCAGTTCGAAGTTCTCCAACACCGTTTACGCGACGAATATAAAGTGGATACGCGTTTAGATACACTTCCTTATACTTGTTCGGCGTGGATTAAAGGTGATGCTTCTACTTTTAAAGTTCCCTTTAACTCCAAACTCGTTCAAGATTGTTTTGATCGTCCCATGATACTTTTTTCCAATCCTTGGGAAAAAGACTATGCGCGTAAAGAAAACCCTGATCACGAACTCTTAGATTATGCCTAATATTCTTGAACTCGAACTGAGGAAAGCCCTTGATCAAGTGGCACTCCTCAGTATTCCAGAATTAAAAGAACTTATTTTGACCGCTTCTGCTGAGGCGATAGATCTGAATAACTCCCAAAATGATCCCGAGCGCCTCAATTATTTACTTGAGTTACTTGTACAGAGTTTACTTTATTATGGTGAGGCCGTTTTAGATAAAATTAATGTTCTAGAGGGGGAAGACCGTCAGATTCTCTTTCAAGAATGGAATAATAAAACCAAAAGCTTTGTGAAATACATTCGCATGCCTCATGATTTTGAAGATACATTAATCGACGCTCACGAATCCTTACTATGGGACTGGGCGATTATTGCGGCTCAATCTTTTGTGGGAGCCAATCCCTCGATAGAAATGAATCCCGAACAAGCTGAGTATCGCCGAATTGAAGCTTTTGACCTGATGATGAGGGTTTTAGCTAGGCTGCTAAATTTGCGCTGAGCGCAAAAGTAGAAATGCTCTCCTAAGCTTCTGTCATAAAAATAGTCTTTAATCAGCTCGTGTGAACTTTCTTTTTAGCAAGGCTTTGCTAGCTTAGGAAAAACTTAATTGACTAAAGAGAGACCATGGATTATCTACCCCAAGCTCGACAAGTTTTAGATATTGAATCTAAAGGGATCCAAAGCATTGCGGATCAACTCGATGAACGCTTCAACCAATTTATCAGTATTTGCTTAAAAGCATTAAAAAATAAAAATAAACTCGTTTTGTCAGGTATTGGCAAGAGTGGCCAAATCGCTCAGAAAATGGCTTCGACACTCTCGAGTACAGGTTCACGTGCCGTATTTA from the Lentisphaera araneosa HTCC2155 genome contains:
- a CDS encoding peptide chain release factor 3; its protein translation is MDLKNEITRRRTFAIISHPDAGKTTLTEKLLLYSGMIRTAGMVGSRKGQKAASSDWMSMEQERGISITASAMQFEYKDCKINILDTPGHQDFSEDTYRTLTAADSVIMVIDCAKGVEAQTRKLFEACRLRGIPVITFVNKMDAYGKGPIELMEEVESVLGIPASAQNWPVGAGKEFKGIADRAKNELNLYTKSEAGGAAKPHVDYIDVATGTGNEKISDQELDDLREDLELLEMAGNEFSRELYLDCKVTPVYFGSAIYNYGVEPLFDALVELAPSPAPRPADANSGDEIEIDPSDEFSAYVFKLQANMNPKHRDCIAFMRVNSGVYEKDMSVLHHRTKKKVRLAAPQVLMAASRETLENAYPGDVIGIVNTAGLAIGDTVSHKGGFEYKKLPYFQPELFARVVPKDLGKRKAIDKGLAQLSAEGTIQLMYEFNDTFSYPFLAAVGRLQFEVLQHRLRDEYKVDTRLDTLPYTCSAWIKGDASTFKVPFNSKLVQDCFDRPMILFSNPWEKDYARKENPDHELLDYA